In Glycine soja cultivar W05 chromosome 10, ASM419377v2, whole genome shotgun sequence, the genomic stretch GGTAATCACTTATGCCTCTTCTAAAGAATAGACTTGTTATAATATATATCTAATATCTAATACCTTTTGATGAATATATTATCATGTTTTCAGCAGTCACATGCATATGTATCTCAATTTCTCATGACTATTCCAGGGCAAGTGACTACTCCAGACCCAGTGACTATTCAAGATGGGGTTCATCTGATGATGACAATGGCCTTGGAGACTCGCCAAGCACAGTCTCACCACTGTCTTATGGTGGACCTGCCTCTACTGAAGATGGATATGGAATGCCAGGGCGTTCCAGGTATTGCCTTCTTGCAAGTAAGCAAATGGTAGGAATATTTCTAACCATATGGGTGAGAAGTGAATTGAAAGATCATGTGCGAAACATGAAAGTATCCTGTGTTGGCAGAGGATTGATGGGCTATCTTGGAAATAAGGTAAATTTTAAATTGCTCACCATTGCCCTTACTTTTGCTTTGATATATTCATGGCAGAATTGCTGATTACTTGAAATTGGTTTACATAAGAGAGTTACTCTGCTTTCATTTTCAGGGATCCATCTCAATTAGCATGTCTCTACATGAAACAAGCTTTTGCTTCATTTGTAGCCACTTAACCTCAGGACAAAAGGAGGGTGATGAATTAAGAAGAAATTCTGATGTGATGGAGATTCTTAAGAAGACAAGGTTTCTACGTGTACATGATGCTGACAATGAGAAGTCTCCCGAGACAATCCTCGAGCATGAGTATGAATTTACTTGCATACATCTTAGTATAACTAATACTCTTAACATGTTTATGTAATTTGAGGCCCTCCTTGCATTTTCCTGTTTTGCATTACATGTTCTAATTTTGGATCCATTTATTTTAGTCGAATTATATGGCTTGGAGACTTGAATTATCGGATTGCCCTCTCCTACCGTTTTGCTAAGGCACTTGTTGAGATGCAAAACTGGAGAGCATTGTTGGAGAATGACCATGTACGCCTATAtaactcttttcttttaatttctaattttctatCTTTTAACTTCAACTGGATTGCTGTCAAACAGAAACAATCAATGTTAATATCTATCTATATTGGCATTCATGGTAGTTGAGAATAGAGCAGAAGAGAGGCCGTGCATTTGTGGGATGGAATGAAGGGAAGGTTTATTTCCCTCCAACATAAAAGTATTCAACTAATTCAAATAGGTATGCAGGAGATGATATGCACCCAAAGGAGAAAAGGCGAACACCTGCTTGGTAAGATCATCTTCTGTCACCCAACCAAAGCAATAGGAATTTAGCAGAATCACCCCAACCCCATAAATGCTAAATTCAGGCAACTATGATATGATTTTGATGAATTGTGTCAACTTATGTCAATGTAAATATTTTGGGCTGAGGTTAAGTCAAGTCATGGAAGACTGAAGAAGAGTATGAGCTGTTCTCGGAACAGAATTGAGGTGGAGGAACTCTTGCCATATTCCCACGGATATATTGAACTAAGTTTTTTCTAATGGAATGAGGACTAGCTATGGGATTTCAGGTACATTCTCTATACCTTATGCATATACTCATAATTCCAAAAATACAAGATTCTTGCTTGTATGGAAAACTTAGCTAcctgaaatgatttttttttaagttcatgCACATGGGTATGAATACAAATGGAAAGCATTGCCCCCCTCCCCCTCTCCTCATAGAACTCATGGgacctttttttcttattttattattggctAGACCACAAGTACAAGATTCAGAAGCTTTAACTGAGCTATATTATATCTGAGCATAATAGACTGGATACTGATATGTTCTATGCCACTAGTTGTACACTTGTACCTTTCTTTTCTAGATACACAAACTGATTTCATCAATCCGTTAGTCAAAATAATCAGAATATGTTCACTGCATAGAATTAGTCTATTTCTCAATCTTTTCTGCTTTAATGTCCTTCTTTTCCCCTTCTTATTGTCATCACATAAAATAGAATTATACTAGAAAatagagagataaaaaagaaaattaaattatactagAAAATACTATTATAAAAACTCGTTATCCTTGTAAGTTGTTAAGGCATGTATCATTACTCAATCGGAATCTCCATATATTATACTTTTGAAATCTGTGAACCAAGTTTAAGCCTTTCTAGTTTGTTAATGAGCTCAACAATAAAAAGAAGAGCACGCAGCAGGAAAGGAGAATTATTTGATATCAAAGACCCTTTATCAGTAAAATCATTAATCATGTGGACAGAGTCAGGAACTAAGGAGTGGAGGCTCTGGAATTCTATCATTAattaacaagattttttttgtacaatttctttttcatcacTGTAGCAATCAATAAGTGGAGTATAATCATATATAAGGAACATGTCATCAATTAGACACAATTAGACCTGTGCACAATTTCATCTGCACAATTAGACCTGTGTATATAAGGAACATGTCATCAATTATTTTGcagacaataataaataaatgtttcaaAAGTTCAAAGCATGCTTTACTCAATCACTTCTAGCAAAGAATAAGATACATGGAAACCAATTTAGCCTATTTCTTCTGCTATTTTTATTGTGAAATTATGTCAATTTAGGCTGAATTGGAATGAATTAGGCTATGACTTGGGATTTTTTGATAAAAGTACACCTGACTATGTCATatggatatattttattttccattatCTTCTGTTAATgtgtattctttttattttttttaagaattattatgTGTATTCTGTATTATTAATGTACTTGCATTTAGCAATTTGATGTTTGTAGCCTCTCTATTTGCTGCTTCTTTTATGAAAAATCAGATTGAGTATTGTTGCTTTACTGCTGAATACTGAGCAGTATTATTTTAGGCTTGAAGATGACTTGTGGTTTctctattattttgaattttgtgagTTAGACATACCATGCTGGAATTTGTTTCATATGTTTTCTGTCATAAGAGGTGCTCAAATTTCTCCATTTTAGTTATTTGTACTTAATTAGCAATTTATCATGTAACCATGCactattcttttattttgtcattAGAATACT encodes the following:
- the LOC114371306 gene encoding type IV inositol polyphosphate 5-phosphatase 7-like, producing MFSAVTCICISISHDYSRASDYSRPSDYSRWGSSDDDNGLGDSPSTVSPLSYGGPASTEDGYGMPGRSRYCLLASKQMVGIFLTIWVRSELKDHVRNMKVSCVGRGLMGYLGNKGSISISMSLHETSFCFICSHLTSGQKEGDELRRNSDVMEILKKTRFLRVHDADNEKSPETILEHDRIIWLGDLNYRIALSYRFAKALVEMQNWRALLENDHLRIEQKRGRAFVGWNEGKVYFPPT